TCATCCGGTAGGTGCCGTCCGGCTCCGGGGGTCTGGGGTGGAAGGCGGGAATCCGCTTGGCCACCTCGTAGTTGAACGACACGTCCGTCACCAGGTCCTTGATGAGCGGGAAGGTCCGCAGGGGCGCCACGCTGATGGGCTGATCCGGGGGGAAGATGTTCATTCGCGTCATGCAGGTGAGCCGCGGCGTCCCGTTCACCTCGGCGCTGCACGAGCCGCACTTCCCGGCCTTGCAGTTCCAGCGAATGGCCAGGTCGTTGGCCTGGTGCGCCTGGATCTTGTGCAGCACGTCCAGGACGACCATGCCCTCGTCCACCGGCGTCCGGTACTCCCGGAACTCGCCGCCGTCCGCGTCGCCGCGGAAGACGAGCATCACCGCCTCGCGGCCGGCCACCCTACGTGCCCTCGCGGGTGCGGCAGTGCGCCGCCCGACGGGATGCGACGGGGATCGGCCCGGGCCGCATC
This sequence is a window from Candidatus Methylomirabilota bacterium. Protein-coding genes within it:
- a CDS encoding succinate dehydrogenase/fumarate reductase iron-sulfur subunit, encoding MLVFRGDADGGEFREYRTPVDEGMVVLDVLHKIQAHQANDLAIRWNCKAGKCGSCSAEVNGTPRLTCMTRMNIFPPDQPISVAPLRTFPLIKDLVTDVSFNYEVAKRIPAFHPRPPEPDGTYRMMQEDIDRGQEFRKCIECFLCQNVCHVIRDHDDHKKRFAGPRFFIRLAELEMHPLDTHDRRGLIKDMAGIGLCNITKCCTEVCPEHIKITDNAIIPLKERVVDQYYDPIVWVLRKLRGQ